A window of the Lolium perenne isolate Kyuss_39 chromosome 7, Kyuss_2.0, whole genome shotgun sequence genome harbors these coding sequences:
- the LOC127316606 gene encoding squamosa promoter-binding-like protein 16, producing MDWDLKMPPGAWDLAELEHDAAAAPAGGPASAGGIGNAAGGRPECSVDLKLGGLGEFGAAADSRGKVPAPAAASASSSPGASKRPRAMSSGAGQQQQCPSCAVDGCRADLSKCRDYHRRHKVCEAHSKTPVVTVAGREMRFCQQCSRFHLLTEFDEAKRSCRKRLDGHNRRRRKPQPDTMNSASFMTSQQGTRFSSFPTPRSEQNWSGIIKTEESPYYAHQIPLGIGNRQQFVGSTSTFAKEGRRFPFLQEGEINFATGVVHEPSVCQPLLKTVAPPESSSSSTKMFSNGLTPVLDSDCALSLLSAPANSSSIDVGQMVQQTDHIPIAQPLFSNLQFGSSSWFSRSQASTGAVSATGFSCPVAGNEQQLNTVLSSDNNDMSYNGIFHVGGEGSSEGAPPSLPFPWQ from the exons ATGGACTGGGACCTCAAGATGCCGCCTGGGGCATGGGACCTCGCCGAGCTGGAgcacgacgccgccgccgcgcccgcgGGCGGGCCGGCGTCGGCGGGTGGCATTGGTAATGCCGCCGGCGGGCGGCCGGAGTGCTCCGTGGACCTGAAGCTCGGCGGGCTGGGCGAGTTCGGCGCAGCCGCAGACAGTCGCGGCAAGGTGCCTGCGCCCGCGGCGGCGTCCGCGTCGTCGTCGCCCGGCGCGTCCAAGCGGCCGCGCGCGATGTCGAGCGGCGCGGGGCAGCAGCAGCAGTGCCCGTCGTGCGCGGTGGACGGGTGCAGGGCGGACCTGAGCAAGTGCCGCGACTACCACCGGCGGCACAAGGTGTGCGAGGCGCACTCCAAGACCCCCGTGGTCACCGTCGCCGGCCGCGAGATGCGCTTCTGCCAGCAGTGCAGCAG GTTTCACCTGCTTACCGAATTTGACGAGGCAAAGCGCAGCTGTAGAAAGCGCCTGGATGGGCATAACCGTCGTCGCAGAAAGCCGCAGCCAGATACCATGAATTCTGCAAGTTTTATGACAAGTCAACAAG GAACAAGGTTTTCGTCATTTCCAACCCCAAGATCGGAGCAAAACTGGTCAGGGATCATTAAAACTGAGGAGAGCCCATATTACGCACATCAAATCCCTCTAGGCATCGGCAACAGGCAGCAGTTTGTTGGCTCTACATCTACTTTTGCCAAAGAAGGACGGCGCTTTCCTTTCCTACAGGAAGGCGAAATAAACTTCGCCACGGGCGTGGTGCATGAGCCTTCAGTTTGCCAACCCCTCCTCAAGACTGTAGCTCCTCCCGAGAGCAGTAGCAGCAGCACCAAGATGTTCTCCAATGGGCTGACTCCGGTGCTCGACTCGGATTGTGCTCTCTCTCTTCTGTCAGCTCCAGCAAACTCCTCCAGTATCGATGTTGGCCAGATGGTCCAGCAGACCGATCACATCCCCATTGCCCAGCCTCTGTTCTCTAACCTGCAATTCGGCAGCTCATCCTGGTTCTCACGCTCTCAGGCTTCAACCGGTGCCGTGTCGGCGACGGGGTTTTCTTGCCCCGTGGCAGGAAATGAGCAGCAGCTGAACACTGTCCTAAGCTCGGACAACAATGACATGAGCTACAACGGGATATTTCATGTCGGCGGCGAAGGCTCCTCGGAGGGCGCACCGCCGTCTCTGCCCTTCCCTTGGCAGTAG